From Ipomoea triloba cultivar NCNSP0323 chromosome 5, ASM357664v1, the proteins below share one genomic window:
- the LOC116020719 gene encoding IQ domain-containing protein IQM1-like, translating to MTVKTDSFRGIDSEGVIRVNGPGKMIRKNSIRLRNFEPTKLMLERNLSFKDLVLDIERSSNAKPTPTPTSLQEPSIMFSPRPVSELEAAAVKLQKVYKSYRTRRNLADCAVVAEELWWNALDFAVLKQSSVSFFDDEKPESAVSRWARARTRAAKVGKGLSKDEKAQKLALQHWLEAIDARHRYGHNLHLYYDVWFQSESSQPFFYWLDVGDGKEINLEKCPRTRLHLQCIQYLGPKERECYEVIIENGRLVYKQSGIFVETIEGSKWIFVLSTSRTLYVGQKKKGVFQHSSFLAGAAITAAGRLVAHRGVLEAIWPYSGHYHPTEENFQEFISFLKEHLVDLSNVKRCAVDDDSFSFKTVDEESDGRLSMDVSAANQSDDDRIASSNTDGSVSSRTSTLDHCEDEKATVFGLAKHLPSKWSTGTGPRIVCVRDYSPELQSRALEQVNLSPRVVNGGFINYGPVPSPRPSPKVRLSPRIAHMGMPSPRTHIPVASS from the exons ATGACTGTAAAAACTGATAGCTTTAGAGGAATAGATTCAGAGGGGGTAATCCGTGTAAATGGGCCGGGAAAGATGATTCGAAAGAATTCGATAAGGTTAAGGAACTTTGAACCTACGAAACTAATGCTGGAGAGGAACCTGTCGTTCAAGGATCTTGTTCTGGACATAGAAAGATCATCAAATGCAAAACCAACGCCGACGCCTACTTCCCTTCAAGAACCATCCATCAtgttttctcctcgccctgtTAGTGAGCTTGAAGCAGCCGCAGTCAAGCTCCAGAAAGTGTACAAGAGTTATAGGACTCGAAGAAACCTCGCTGATTGTGCTGTTGTGGCCGAAGAGCTATG GTGGAATGCCTTGGATTTTGCGGTTTTGAAGCAAAGTTCTGTTTCATTCTTCGATGACGAGAAGCCAGAAAGCGCTGTTTCTCGATGGGCTAGAGCGCGCACAAGAGCTGCAAAGGTTGGAAAAGGGTTGTCTAAGGATGAGAAGGCTCAAAAACTTGCCCTACAGCATTGGCTGGAAGCA ATTGACGCACGGCATAGATATGGCCACAATTTGCACCTCTACTACGATGTTTGGTTTCAAAGTGAAAGCTCCCAACCTTTCTTCTACTG GTTGGATGTGGGAGATGGGAAAGAAATAAATCTCGAAAAGTGCCCGAGGACGAGGTTGCACCTTCAATGCATTCAATATCTTGGGCCG AAAGAGCGCGAGTGTTATGAAGTTATTATTGAAAACGGGAGGCTTGTGTACAAGCAAAGTGGCATCTTCGTGGAGACGATAGAAGGTTCAAAGTGGATCTTTGTCCTCAGCACCTCAAGAACGTTATACGTGGGGCAAAAGAAGAAAGGCGTGTTTCAACATTCGAGCTTTTTAGCTGGTGCAGCTATCACAGCTGCTGGGAGACTGGTTGCTCATCGTGGCGTTTTGGAG GCAATTTGGCCATACAGCGGTCACTATCATCCGACAGAAGAGAACTTCCAAGAATTCATTAGCTTCCTAAAGGAGCACCTTGTAGATCTCTCAAATGTTAAG AGATGTGCAGTTGATGATGACTCATTTTCATTCAAGACAGTCGATGAAGAGTCCGATGGGCGATTATCTATGGACGTTTCTGCAGCAAATCAATCTGATGATGATAGAATCGCATCGTCTAATACAGATGGTTCAGTCAGCAGTAGAACATCTACACTTGATCACTGTGAAGATGAGAAGGCAACAGTATTTGGCTTGGCAAAGCATTTGCCAAGCAAATGGTCTACTGGAACCGGACCACGCATTGTGTGCGTTAGAGATTACTCACCCGAGCTGCAATCCAGGGCGCTCGAGCAGGTTAACCTGTCACCTCGAGTGGTAAACGGTGGCTTTATCAACTATGGTCCAGTCCCATCACCCCGGCCTAGCCCTAAGGTCCGGCTTTCGCCTAGGATTGCACACATGGGGATGCCTAGTCCCAGGACTCACATCCCAGTTGCTTCAAGTTAA